Proteins encoded together in one Sinorhizobium sp. B11 window:
- a CDS encoding HPr family phosphocarrier protein produces the protein MNGGLRVESREGEQMHASCQTEVEVKHGVGLHARPSVTFTRLAKSFPCSIEVAINGSDLWLNGKSIIKIMGARIRKGSLLRIRAEGILAEEAVRALKGLVERNFDEEKKHGRSA, from the coding sequence ATGAACGGTGGATTGCGCGTAGAAAGCCGCGAGGGTGAGCAGATGCACGCCAGCTGCCAGACGGAAGTCGAGGTCAAGCATGGTGTAGGGTTGCATGCCCGGCCGTCGGTCACATTCACCCGGCTTGCAAAATCGTTTCCCTGCTCGATCGAAGTCGCGATCAACGGGAGTGATCTCTGGCTGAATGGAAAGAGCATCATCAAGATCATGGGTGCCAGGATCCGCAAGGGATCGTTGCTGAGGATTCGCGCAGAGGGGATCCTCGCCGAGGAAGCGGTTCGCGCATTGAAGGGTCTCGTCGAGCGTAACTTCGATGAGGAAAAGAAGCATGGTCGCTCAGCCTAA
- a CDS encoding dihydroxyacetone kinase subunit DhaK — protein sequence MKHFFNRRETIVTEALDGLIQTSGAGRLARLDAFPEIKVILRADWDKSKVAIISGGGAGHEPSHAGFVGKGMLTAAVSGEIFASPSVDAVLTAIRAVTGPKGVLLVVKNYTGDRLNFGLAAEKARAEGFDVEMVIVADDIATPGIIQPRGVAGTLFVHKIAGYHAEAGADLKTVGSLATAAAGSIVSLGMSLSTCSVPGQTHEDRLGPNEGELGLGIHGEPGVERISLQPIANLVATMTERLAAKLDAAQDHALLINNLGAVPPLEMGVIANSVLSSPIASSVRLIVGPAPMMTALNMNGFSLSLIRLDAEREAALRAAVEPHAWPPATERHEIAILAAPQRASTQSEAVPASDDRDNRRLLTALCEHLISLEDQLNQLDGRVGDGDTGSTVATGARSILTRIDMLPLKDPAATMASIGEILSTSMGGSSGVLLSIFFTAASKSMAETDDIAAALLAGLDRMTFYGGAAVGDRTMVDALSPALAALSSGGVAAAARAATAGAESTKAMRQAKAGRASYVGERDLEGVPDPGAVAVAGVFEVVATLV from the coding sequence ATGAAACATTTCTTCAATCGCCGGGAAACCATCGTCACCGAAGCCCTGGATGGCCTGATCCAGACAAGCGGCGCCGGTCGTCTTGCCCGTCTCGACGCGTTCCCGGAGATCAAGGTCATCCTGCGTGCCGACTGGGACAAGTCGAAGGTCGCCATTATCTCCGGCGGGGGCGCAGGGCATGAGCCTTCGCATGCGGGCTTCGTCGGCAAGGGCATGCTGACTGCGGCAGTATCTGGCGAGATCTTTGCCTCGCCGAGCGTCGATGCGGTGCTGACGGCGATCCGCGCCGTCACCGGGCCCAAGGGCGTTCTGCTGGTCGTCAAGAACTATACGGGCGATCGCCTCAATTTTGGTCTCGCTGCCGAAAAGGCGCGTGCCGAAGGTTTCGATGTCGAGATGGTCATCGTTGCCGACGATATCGCGACCCCCGGTATCATCCAGCCCCGCGGCGTCGCCGGTACGCTCTTCGTGCACAAGATCGCCGGCTATCACGCCGAAGCAGGCGCCGATCTCAAGACGGTGGGGAGCCTTGCGACCGCTGCAGCGGGCAGCATTGTTTCGCTCGGCATGTCGCTGTCAACCTGTAGCGTGCCGGGCCAAACGCATGAGGATCGACTGGGTCCCAATGAAGGCGAACTCGGTCTCGGTATCCACGGCGAGCCGGGGGTCGAGCGCATTTCCTTGCAGCCGATTGCCAATCTGGTTGCGACCATGACCGAGCGACTGGCGGCGAAGCTCGATGCTGCACAAGATCATGCGCTGCTGATCAACAACCTGGGCGCCGTGCCACCGCTTGAAATGGGTGTCATCGCCAATTCTGTGCTGTCGTCACCGATCGCCAGCAGTGTTCGGTTGATCGTTGGACCGGCGCCAATGATGACCGCTCTCAACATGAACGGCTTTTCCCTGTCGCTCATTCGACTGGACGCCGAGCGTGAAGCCGCTCTTAGGGCCGCCGTCGAGCCCCATGCCTGGCCGCCCGCGACGGAGCGACACGAGATCGCTATCCTTGCCGCGCCGCAACGGGCGTCGACGCAAAGCGAAGCGGTACCCGCCAGCGATGATAGGGATAATCGTCGTCTGCTGACCGCACTTTGCGAGCATCTGATTTCGCTGGAGGACCAGCTTAACCAACTGGATGGCCGGGTTGGCGATGGCGATACCGGTTCCACCGTCGCGACCGGAGCCCGCAGCATTCTTACCCGCATCGACATGCTTCCACTGAAAGATCCTGCCGCGACGATGGCCTCCATCGGCGAGATCCTGAGCACAAGCATGGGAGGCTCCAGCGGCGTCCTTCTCTCGATCTTCTTCACGGCCGCATCCAAGTCCATGGCCGAAACGGACGATATCGCCGCTGCCCTGCTTGCCGGGCTTGATCGGATGACGTTCTATGGAGGCGCTGCTGTGGGTGACCGCACGATGGTCGACGCCCTTTCTCCTGCGCTGGCGGCCCTTTCTTCAGGGGGTGTCGCAGCCGCGGCAAGGGCGGCAACGGCAGGTGCTGAGTCGACAAAAGCGATGCGACAGGCAAAGGCCGGTCGTGCCTCCTACGTTGGCGAAAGGGATCTCGAAGGCGTCCCCGATCCGGGTGCCGTGGCCGTGGCGGGTGTATTCGAGGTCGTCGCAACGCTCGTATGA
- a CDS encoding PTS-dependent dihydroxyacetone kinase phosphotransferase subunit DhaM, with translation MSGKGPNVGIVIVSHSPLVARGTADMVKQMVGDSVPLAWSGGNSHGELGTDARGILKAIEEAWSDAGVAVFVDLGGAETNSEMAVEMLGLPRSKQVTICNAPVVEGAVIAAAEASGGASLTKVVATAEELSPS, from the coding sequence ATGAGTGGGAAGGGCCCCAATGTTGGGATTGTGATTGTTTCCCACTCGCCGCTTGTTGCGCGTGGTACTGCCGATATGGTGAAGCAGATGGTGGGCGACAGCGTGCCGCTTGCCTGGTCGGGCGGCAACAGCCACGGCGAGCTTGGAACCGATGCCCGCGGTATTCTCAAAGCCATCGAGGAGGCCTGGTCTGACGCGGGCGTCGCCGTCTTCGTGGATCTTGGGGGAGCCGAGACCAACAGTGAAATGGCGGTTGAGATGCTTGGCTTGCCGCGGTCGAAGCAGGTAACGATCTGCAATGCGCCCGTCGTGGAGGGGGCTGTTATCGCAGCAGCCGAGGCTTCCGGCGGCGCATCGTTGACAAAGGTCGTTGCGACGGCAGAGGAGCTATCACCCTCATGA
- a CDS encoding ABC transporter ATP-binding protein, with the protein MADIALKGLNKRFGDTQALSDFNLSIRDGEFVVLLGPTGAGKTTTLRLIAGLERPDSGRIDIGGRSVASEAPAERDVAFVFQQYSLYPHMTVYDNLAFPLRAPVRRLTNEEIDRRVREIARMVRIDHKLENRSTRLSGGEMQRVAIGRALVRRPAIYLMDEPLSSLDAKLRAELRLELKRIQKELGSTLLYVTHDQVEAMTMADRIGIVSEGRLLQIGTPREIYGNPASLHVAARLGQPHINLLPTDLLPGANPPPGTKTIGARTEHLDILVDQNAEAKIDWIEHLGDQNHLHIKVRDHKLVTLADPYLAIRPGDRISLTLRDPLYFDASGQRLG; encoded by the coding sequence ATGGCTGACATCGCTCTCAAGGGCCTCAATAAGCGCTTCGGCGACACGCAGGCTCTTTCTGATTTCAACCTTTCCATCCGCGACGGCGAATTTGTCGTTCTGCTTGGACCGACCGGCGCCGGCAAGACAACGACGCTGCGCCTTATTGCCGGCCTGGAGCGCCCCGACAGCGGTCGGATTGACATAGGCGGTCGAAGCGTCGCAAGCGAAGCACCGGCCGAGAGGGATGTTGCCTTCGTCTTCCAGCAATATTCGCTCTATCCGCACATGACGGTCTACGACAACCTTGCATTTCCGTTGCGGGCGCCGGTGCGCAGGCTGACAAACGAAGAGATCGACCGTCGCGTCCGCGAAATTGCGCGCATGGTCAGGATCGACCACAAGCTGGAAAACCGTTCGACGCGTCTGTCGGGCGGCGAAATGCAGCGCGTTGCAATTGGCAGGGCGCTGGTGCGCCGGCCCGCCATCTATCTGATGGACGAACCGCTATCATCGCTTGATGCGAAGCTGCGTGCGGAACTGCGTCTGGAACTAAAACGCATCCAGAAGGAACTCGGCTCGACGCTTCTCTACGTAACCCACGACCAGGTCGAAGCCATGACGATGGCGGACAGGATCGGCATTGTTTCGGAAGGAAGGTTGCTGCAAATCGGAACGCCCCGTGAAATCTATGGCAATCCGGCCAGCCTTCACGTCGCCGCGCGTCTGGGGCAGCCCCACATCAACCTTCTGCCGACCGATCTTCTTCCGGGCGCCAATCCGCCGCCGGGAACGAAGACGATCGGCGCGCGAACAGAACATCTCGACATCCTTGTCGATCAGAATGCTGAAGCGAAGATCGATTGGATCGAACATCTGGGGGATCAGAACCACCTTCATATAAAGGTGCGAGATCACAAGCTGGTTACGCTTGCCGATCCATATCTGGCGATCCGGCCGGGTGATCGAATAAGCTTGACGCTGCGCGATCCACTCTATTTCGATGCCAGCGGCCAACGCCTTGGATAA
- the dhaK gene encoding dihydroxyacetone kinase subunit DhaK: MKKFMNTAETMVAESIEGFVRAHQEFVVFGAGRKCIRRRELVPGKVAIISGGGAGHEPMHIGFIGRGMLDAACVGYIFTSPTPSQIVSAIEEADTGAGCLLVVKNYDGDVMNFEMASEMASDRHKIEMVLACDDIETTRGGDGRGRRGVAGTLITERLLGAAAEKGRSLSELKAFGDSLSSRIRSMGVALTGVAVPDTQRTTFALGPNEVEMGVGIHGEPGHSRERFSNADTIVRYLSETILSDINRSTNKALLLVNGLGGTPPAELYLAYNSALRTVSEYGLQVERSLVGTYATSLDMQGLSITLAFLTDEEFSLWDSPVATAALRWRC; the protein is encoded by the coding sequence ATGAAGAAATTCATGAACACGGCAGAGACTATGGTCGCCGAGAGTATCGAAGGTTTCGTGCGCGCCCATCAGGAGTTCGTTGTGTTCGGCGCCGGCCGCAAATGCATTCGCCGCCGTGAGCTGGTTCCTGGCAAGGTCGCCATCATTTCTGGCGGCGGGGCGGGCCATGAGCCGATGCATATCGGCTTCATCGGTCGCGGCATGCTCGATGCTGCCTGTGTCGGATATATTTTCACATCGCCCACACCGAGCCAGATCGTCAGTGCGATAGAGGAAGCAGACACCGGTGCTGGCTGCCTGCTCGTCGTCAAGAACTACGATGGCGACGTCATGAATTTCGAAATGGCGTCAGAAATGGCGTCAGACCGGCATAAAATTGAAATGGTCCTTGCCTGCGACGACATCGAAACGACGAGGGGCGGCGACGGTCGTGGGCGACGCGGGGTTGCCGGTACGCTTATCACGGAAAGGCTGCTCGGAGCGGCTGCCGAGAAGGGCCGGTCCCTTTCGGAACTGAAGGCCTTTGGCGACAGTCTCTCCTCACGCATCCGGTCGATGGGCGTTGCCCTGACCGGCGTCGCGGTGCCGGACACCCAGCGCACGACATTCGCGCTCGGGCCGAACGAGGTGGAAATGGGCGTTGGCATTCATGGCGAGCCTGGCCATTCAAGGGAGCGGTTCTCCAACGCTGACACGATTGTCAGGTATCTGAGCGAGACGATTCTCAGCGATATCAACCGAAGCACAAACAAAGCATTGCTTCTCGTGAATGGACTTGGCGGCACACCGCCTGCCGAACTCTATCTCGCCTATAATTCTGCGCTTCGCACCGTGTCGGAGTACGGTCTGCAGGTCGAACGCTCGCTTGTTGGCACCTATGCGACCTCGCTCGACATGCAGGGCCTTTCCATCACGCTTGCCTTCCTCACGGATGAGGAGTTTTCGCTATGGGATTCGCCCGTTGCCACCGCTGCATTGCGCTGGAGGTGCTAA
- a CDS encoding phosphoenolpyruvate--protein phosphotransferase, protein MVAQPKLKATSASPGIATGPVYVAQPMPAVASPASSLSGHAALGDAIDKAIRELRDLAAGTDPESREIIEFQIEVLQDPTLMEMVGALIDAGENIEFAWVETLDDYIRELECAEEERLQARAVDILDVKNRVLSILAGAPIDDFPAGSIYVGKDMEPSRFLAHDWSAGGGIALYAGSAVGHVALLARSRSVPMVIGAGQFATEKGQHIGIDGESGIITLQITERREQLAPPDHRPVGMVSIADNGTLCTADGSPVLLAINVNAPNEIDAVDAATTAGIGLMRSEFALTSLGDAANEEKQFEIYRRLLDWADGRSTTIRMLDIGGDKPLAGLAEAPSLRGIRLLLARPEIARVQARALLRAAVFGNLHIMLPMVMFPSDVDDIRQIYREESGELARRAVPHRIPPIGMMVEVPAAALMLDEFESADFFSFGTNDLAQYLVASPREDADFARYQVKAVPAVLRLLTQAIKLAGSKPVSICGDMAGDPSLTANLLAAGIRYFSVAPAQLPAIRSAIVGLRADGTKAAGE, encoded by the coding sequence ATGGTCGCTCAGCCTAAATTGAAAGCGACAAGTGCGTCGCCAGGCATTGCAACCGGACCCGTCTATGTCGCTCAGCCGATGCCCGCCGTCGCGTCGCCGGCATCAAGCCTTTCCGGCCACGCAGCCCTAGGCGATGCCATCGACAAGGCCATCCGCGAATTACGCGACCTTGCAGCTGGGACAGATCCCGAAAGTCGCGAGATCATCGAGTTTCAGATCGAAGTGCTACAGGACCCGACGTTGATGGAGATGGTCGGTGCCCTGATCGATGCCGGCGAAAATATTGAATTTGCCTGGGTCGAGACACTCGATGACTACATCCGCGAGTTGGAATGCGCGGAGGAAGAGCGTTTGCAGGCGCGTGCGGTCGACATTCTCGACGTCAAAAATCGCGTCCTTTCGATCCTTGCCGGGGCGCCGATCGACGACTTTCCCGCAGGCTCCATCTATGTAGGAAAAGACATGGAGCCCAGTCGGTTCTTGGCACATGACTGGTCGGCAGGCGGGGGTATCGCTCTTTATGCGGGCAGTGCCGTCGGCCATGTCGCCCTTCTTGCCAGGTCTCGCTCGGTGCCAATGGTCATTGGTGCCGGTCAATTCGCGACGGAGAAGGGGCAGCATATCGGGATTGATGGCGAGTCAGGTATCATCACGCTTCAGATAACCGAGCGGAGGGAGCAGTTGGCTCCGCCCGATCATCGCCCGGTGGGCATGGTATCGATAGCCGACAACGGCACCTTGTGCACGGCCGACGGTTCTCCGGTCCTGCTGGCTATCAACGTCAACGCTCCCAACGAAATCGATGCGGTCGATGCTGCGACAACCGCCGGCATCGGGTTGATGCGCTCCGAATTTGCCCTGACATCGCTTGGGGACGCCGCAAACGAAGAAAAACAGTTCGAGATCTACCGCCGCTTGCTGGATTGGGCGGACGGCCGGTCAACGACAATTCGCATGCTGGATATAGGCGGCGACAAACCGCTCGCCGGACTTGCCGAAGCACCATCGCTGCGCGGTATCCGTCTTCTGCTCGCCCGGCCGGAGATCGCACGTGTTCAAGCCCGCGCGCTGCTACGCGCGGCAGTTTTCGGCAATCTTCATATCATGCTGCCGATGGTGATGTTTCCATCCGACGTCGACGATATCAGGCAGATTTATCGTGAAGAGTCTGGCGAGCTTGCTCGGCGAGCCGTCCCGCATCGCATACCCCCGATCGGGATGATGGTAGAGGTCCCGGCGGCCGCGCTCATGCTGGATGAGTTCGAAAGCGCTGACTTCTTTTCGTTCGGGACGAACGACCTTGCACAATATCTCGTTGCATCGCCACGCGAGGATGCCGACTTCGCCCGTTATCAGGTCAAGGCGGTGCCGGCCGTACTGCGTCTGCTGACTCAGGCTATAAAACTCGCCGGGAGCAAACCGGTCAGCATCTGCGGCGACATGGCGGGGGATCCGTCCCTCACCGCGAACCTGCTTGCCGCAGGCATACGGTATTTTTCCGTGGCGCCTGCTCAGCTTCCCGCGATAAGATCGGCAATCGTCGGCCTGAGGGCAGATGGGACAAAGGCAGCCGGAGAATAG
- the dhaL gene encoding dihydroxyacetone kinase subunit L translates to MGLIEACRATIAANSEHLCALDRAIGDGDHGTNMRRGCEAVSAEDASVSTLPLPDALEKIGLTLVMSIGGAAGPLYGTLLMEMGRELRAAEEEKDFSSALKQAINAVARRGRSHPGDKTLLDVLYPVQDALAHRLPWTDIARQAERSAELTATMRAMRGRASYLGDRSIGHVDPGASSCALLTTAICRYLEEYRPV, encoded by the coding sequence ATGGGATTGATCGAAGCTTGCCGTGCGACGATCGCTGCAAACAGCGAGCACTTGTGCGCTCTTGACCGCGCCATTGGTGATGGCGATCACGGAACGAACATGCGGCGGGGCTGCGAAGCGGTGAGTGCCGAGGACGCCTCGGTCTCAACCCTTCCCTTGCCTGATGCGCTTGAGAAAATTGGCCTTACGCTCGTGATGAGCATCGGCGGAGCGGCAGGCCCGCTTTACGGAACGCTGCTCATGGAAATGGGCCGTGAGCTCCGTGCCGCAGAGGAAGAGAAAGACTTTTCTTCCGCACTGAAACAGGCGATCAACGCTGTCGCGCGTCGTGGCCGCTCGCATCCCGGAGACAAGACGCTTCTTGACGTTCTCTATCCCGTCCAGGACGCGCTCGCTCATCGGTTGCCTTGGACGGACATTGCACGCCAGGCCGAACGTTCTGCCGAGCTGACCGCAACGATGAGGGCAATGCGCGGGCGTGCCTCCTATCTCGGAGACCGGTCGATCGGCCATGTCGATCCGGGCGCCTCAAGTTGTGCGCTGCTGACAACTGCGATCTGCCGCTACCTCGAGGAGTACCGACCGGTATGA
- a CDS encoding sugar ABC transporter permease — MNISSSSMVEKAADATARATPTPVARRVRGLSDRAIAWVFIAPTIILLLAINIFPLIWAIYLSFTNYRANRPNAPVQNVGLGNYERVLTDPDIWQAMQTTAHFVFWTILLQTVIGFTLAYLIDRKFRGHAFWTTLILIPMMLSPAVVGNFWRFLYEPQIGLFAYAVSLVTGIPTADIQMLGSVSLAPWAIIIVDTWMWTPYVMLICLAGLRSIPDYIYEAAEVDRASAWRQFWSITVPMALPFIMLAVLFRGIENFKMFDMVTLLTGGGPGSTTEVASITLKRAAFESWATGRASAFAIVLFVAVFGLANIYVKALNKVKQR; from the coding sequence TTGAACATTTCCTCTTCCTCCATGGTCGAGAAAGCTGCAGATGCGACTGCCAGGGCGACACCGACACCGGTTGCCCGCCGCGTCCGCGGACTGTCCGATCGAGCGATTGCCTGGGTGTTTATCGCGCCCACCATCATCCTGCTTCTCGCTATCAACATCTTTCCGCTAATCTGGGCGATCTACCTGTCGTTCACGAATTATCGCGCCAACCGCCCGAATGCCCCGGTCCAGAATGTTGGATTGGGCAATTACGAGCGGGTGCTGACCGATCCCGATATCTGGCAGGCGATGCAGACGACGGCGCATTTCGTCTTCTGGACGATCCTGCTGCAGACCGTCATCGGCTTTACGCTCGCCTATCTGATCGACCGCAAGTTTCGCGGCCACGCCTTCTGGACGACGCTGATCCTGATCCCGATGATGCTGTCTCCAGCTGTCGTCGGCAATTTCTGGCGCTTCCTCTACGAGCCGCAGATCGGTCTTTTCGCCTATGCCGTTTCCCTGGTCACCGGCATCCCCACAGCCGACATCCAGATGCTCGGCAGCGTATCACTGGCCCCTTGGGCGATCATCATCGTCGATACCTGGATGTGGACGCCGTATGTCATGCTGATCTGCCTGGCAGGTCTGCGCTCCATCCCCGATTATATCTACGAGGCAGCCGAAGTGGACCGCGCCTCCGCCTGGCGGCAATTCTGGTCGATCACCGTGCCAATGGCACTGCCGTTCATCATGCTTGCGGTGCTGTTCCGCGGTATCGAGAATTTCAAGATGTTCGACATGGTGACACTGCTGACAGGTGGTGGCCCGGGTTCGACCACCGAGGTTGCCTCCATCACCTTGAAGCGGGCCGCCTTCGAAAGCTGGGCAACCGGACGGGCGTCGGCGTTTGCCATTGTCCTCTTCGTTGCCGTGTTCGGTCTCGCGAACATCTATGTCAAGGCACTCAACAAGGTGAAGCAGCGATGA
- a CDS encoding carbohydrate ABC transporter permease, producing MSSVTSAHSVVEPSPTSKRIAGAIVILYALITMIPLVWIFLTSIKSPPDSISYPPKIIFQPTLEGYCNLLTTRTRQTPEYIASLPAPTGTCDEVTRKRNMVIAGPSNFLPRFVNSLVIAFGSTFLAVSLGTLAAYGFSRFKVPLADDLLFFILSTRMMPPIAVAIPIYLMYRELGLSDTALGMILLYTAVNVSLAVWLLKGFIDEIPREYEEAAMIDGYTRLQAFWKVVLPQATTGIAATAIFCLIFAWNEYAFVALLTSGEAQTAPPFIPTIIGEGGQDWPAVAAGTTIFLIPILVFTILLRKQLLRGITFGAVRK from the coding sequence ATGAGCTCGGTTACCTCAGCCCATTCGGTCGTCGAGCCGAGCCCGACCAGCAAGAGGATTGCCGGCGCTATCGTGATCCTCTACGCCCTCATTACGATGATCCCGCTCGTCTGGATCTTCCTGACCAGCATCAAATCCCCGCCGGATTCCATCAGCTACCCTCCGAAGATCATCTTCCAGCCAACGTTGGAAGGCTATTGCAATCTGCTGACGACGAGAACGCGCCAGACGCCGGAATACATCGCCTCTCTTCCTGCACCGACCGGCACCTGTGATGAGGTGACCCGCAAGCGGAACATGGTCATTGCGGGACCCTCGAATTTCCTGCCGCGCTTTGTCAATTCTCTGGTGATTGCTTTCGGCTCGACCTTCCTCGCCGTATCGTTGGGAACCCTTGCCGCGTATGGATTTTCGCGCTTCAAGGTGCCGCTCGCCGACGACCTTCTGTTCTTCATCCTGTCGACGCGCATGATGCCGCCAATCGCGGTCGCCATACCGATCTATCTGATGTACCGCGAGCTTGGCCTCTCCGACACGGCGCTGGGCATGATCCTGCTCTATACGGCGGTCAACGTCTCGCTTGCTGTCTGGCTGCTGAAAGGCTTCATCGACGAGATCCCGCGCGAATATGAAGAGGCTGCGATGATAGACGGATACACCCGGCTGCAGGCGTTCTGGAAGGTCGTCCTGCCGCAAGCAACCACAGGCATTGCCGCCACTGCGATCTTCTGCCTGATTTTTGCCTGGAACGAATATGCCTTTGTCGCACTGCTGACCTCGGGTGAAGCCCAGACGGCACCGCCATTCATCCCGACTATCATCGGCGAAGGCGGCCAGGATTGGCCCGCCGTTGCTGCGGGAACGACGATCTTCCTGATCCCGATCCTCGTCTTTACCATCCTGCTACGCAAGCAGCTCCTGCGCGGCATCACTTTCGGAGCGGTTCGCAAATGA
- a CDS encoding ABC transporter ATP-binding protein, with the protein MADIRIEHLRKQFGSFVAVQDSSFVIHDGEFLALLGPSGCGKTTTLRMIAGLELPTSGKIYLDGEDVTFNRASARDIAFVFQLFALYPHMNVRKNIGFPLLSQGMPKAEIRQRVEETARLLQIDHILNRTVSGLAGGDRQRVALGRAIVRRPKCFLMDEPLGTLDAEFREVMVHELRELHNRIHATTVYVTHDQHEAMAMADKIAVMNHGVIEQFGTPQEIYSKPATMYVADFIGSPPMNFMRFTSGLRSGDQSVSLHGVDVSIPEVRQDLTETELALGVRPEHIRFSDSSPLRGAVYGSEYLGTNQVVAIETSSGVIKARVPANRNFRIGETVGLEFNPAKLALFDCQSGRAIASALYSEERHG; encoded by the coding sequence ATGGCGGACATCAGGATAGAACATCTCCGCAAGCAGTTCGGCAGCTTCGTGGCTGTGCAGGATTCGAGCTTCGTCATCCATGACGGCGAGTTCCTGGCTCTGCTCGGCCCCTCGGGCTGCGGCAAGACGACGACATTGCGTATGATCGCCGGCCTGGAATTGCCGACCAGCGGCAAGATCTATCTCGACGGGGAGGACGTCACCTTCAACCGCGCCAGCGCCCGCGATATTGCCTTCGTCTTTCAGCTTTTTGCGCTCTATCCCCACATGAACGTGCGCAAGAACATCGGCTTTCCGCTGCTGTCGCAAGGCATGCCTAAGGCTGAGATCCGCCAACGCGTGGAAGAGACCGCACGGCTGCTGCAGATCGATCATATTCTGAACCGAACCGTCTCCGGACTCGCGGGCGGCGACCGTCAGCGCGTTGCCCTCGGCCGCGCGATCGTACGCCGCCCGAAGTGTTTCCTGATGGATGAACCGCTTGGGACGCTGGACGCCGAATTCCGCGAGGTTATGGTCCATGAGCTGCGCGAACTGCATAACCGCATCCACGCGACGACGGTCTATGTGACGCATGATCAGCATGAGGCGATGGCCATGGCCGACAAAATCGCCGTGATGAACCACGGCGTCATCGAGCAATTCGGGACGCCGCAGGAAATCTACAGCAAGCCGGCCACCATGTATGTTGCCGATTTCATCGGCTCACCGCCGATGAATTTCATGCGCTTCACCTCAGGCCTTCGCAGCGGCGACCAATCCGTCTCGCTGCATGGCGTCGATGTCAGCATACCGGAGGTGCGCCAGGATCTGACGGAGACTGAATTGGCGCTTGGCGTCAGGCCGGAACACATCCGCTTCAGTGATAGTTCCCCCTTGCGCGGAGCCGTCTACGGCAGCGAATATCTCGGAACCAATCAGGTGGTGGCGATCGAGACCTCGAGCGGCGTCATCAAGGCACGCGTTCCGGCGAACCGCAACTTCCGCATCGGAGAGACAGTTGGCCTTGAGTTCAATCCGGCCAAGCTTGCACTATTCGATTGCCAATCGGGCCGCGCCATCGCCTCGGCACTCTATTCGGAGGAGCGTCATGGCTGA